The genomic segment TAATGGATTGCAAAATGCTTTCTCTGCTATAAGTCAAAGATTTATGCCACAACCTAGTAATTTACCTATTCAACCATCTAGTGTTAATGGACCTACAAATTCACTAGGTGCTGAGGCAATTAATATGCTTCTAGGAAATGGTAATGGTGGTTCACCACttgaaaatatatcaaaaattgcAAGAAACTTTTTATCTATGCAAGGTTCAAATCAggtaacaattaaaaaaatttttgttttttattattttaattgtaggatttaatgaaattattaaCTGGTGctttaaatagtaaaaataatgaacTTTTAACATCAAAAGCACTTTTTCAGACAGAAAAATCAAAAGGAGCTTTAAAAGTTGGTGATGAAGAACCAGATACCACAAAGACAGAAGAAGAAGATTTAGAGGAGGAGAATACTAATGAATTAATAACATCATCTAGTTCAAAAACTacaacattaaataaattaacaaatatatctTCAACAACTATTATTATACCAACAATGATATCATCAACTCCTTCAACCGAAGCAACTGACCcatatttgttattaaatagtCTACCCCCTGAACAAAGGGAAATTTTACAAGCAGCTATATCAAGTGGAGAGTTAGatgttaaaaatgtattaccAACACttgaaaaacaaaataatttaaaaaatgatttagataaaaataatacatcaAGTAAATtagcatttttaaaaaataatgaatcaaAATTATTGGAATGGATACAACAAAATCGTCCACGTTTAAGTAATAATATggttactaaaaaaaataatcaaaatttatcttCTGACAAATTACCATATTATGGAAAATATTGTGGAACATTAACAGAAACAGGTGATGTTAAGACAAATCATAATATAGCTGGAGCTATTTGGGCAGTTGATGATAGACGTTTTATTGTATCAAATTTTCATTATCGTCCAGGCAGTGTTTTTGGTAAGAAATccattttatacatttttataattttttttaacactatagaaaatattactttttggGCTGGACCAAAAAATGTATCAAATACTATATCAGATGCTTTTCCATCAACAAATggtttttatataaaaccaAAATTAGTTGATTTATCAGCATTTCGTATTTCTGaggtaaaaaatataaaggcAAAAATTAGAGAACCactaaaaagaaaagaatcAAAAATTGTTGTTAAAGAGTATGATGGAAATACAACTGATTTAGAAAGTATTTTAAGTTCAAATATTGAtgattttgttttaaaaactaaaaaagaaGATGATAATATGTCAACTTTACATTTATCACTTAATCCTTTATACAAAAATGGATcattatatattgataaaaattctaaagaaatgatagaaaatgacaatattgataataaaaatattaatatggatgataataatgtcattaataataatgtaacTTCACTTGAATGGTATGCAGGATTTCAACCACTTATCTTAGAGTTACCTGATGATAAATGGGTTAAAACAACAAATTGGGTATCTATTTGGGATCATAAgcaaaaaaaatcattagcATCCGTTTTAATTCCAAATGGACCAGCATTTCAAATTCCttcaattgttttattaaaaagtttaacacCTATTggtaatagaaaaataagcAGTGGACCAATAACagtaagtttttattattatgttattaatttaataaaaatttaaattaatgaaattataatatgtagatatttattataaatttaaaatattagttttttatattaaaaaaatattaatattttatttatttataggtTTTAGATACAAAAACAATTgaaataaagaatttttatttagataCAGAAGGTGTTCCTGTATGGTTTATGATTGGTAAAGATATTATACCAAATTCAAATGGATTAATTGTACCTACATATTTACcagataaaaaagaatatgatTGTGATTCACTTcgaaattattataatgaaacTGTTTTATTACATCTACCTGAATCATTTGATATTACAGATGTTTTTTGGTTTTCTGTTTTTTCAATTCCTAAAAGTATTTCATTTTCACATATATACCTTCCCTATAATGATATGCATTTACCACcaaatttaatgtttattaaagtaagttaaaaatttaatttaaaaaattaaaataattattcattttttagaatcctaaatgtatttatgaaaaagaaaattaaaaaaaatattttgacatTCTTCTTTGCATTATTTCAGAAACGGGAATGTAAtcgtaaataaaaattaaaaaaattgttgatgacattatttattattatttatctcttttgtttttattttatttttttatattttagacatttttcttattaaaaatgtcattatgattaataaagatatatatatttatttttagcaaCCAtctgtttatattttatttatcctttatttataattagatgatatttctttatttttataaaatactttattatttttaataagtaaAAGTTAATCTATAATTTATCTAATGATTCATTAATCATATTGAATAGGCTCAACTTTGTAAATATgttcattatcatttaaaaatattatttataaattggTTATACTTACTAATATATTAAGTAAGAAGTAAGTTCAAAGcagaaaatataattacttaaaaatgTTAGAATTAATTACacctttttaaaaacttattttatataaatcaaaggcataatttataaattttcttaaaaataatcttactatcaattataatgaataaatttaatattaaaaagtaacaaaaaaaaattataattataaatgaaagtagatatttattaatttgtgaaaaaaataattattttactgtaaaaagaaaatcatgatattaaaatattttgtccATTTGTGttcaattattttactaaaaacaTTTCTCAGTGAttttgacttttttttttgcttaaCATCTTTCTTGAATTTCTCCGTCTTTCAATCCAAGACATTTTCCCCATTCAACAATTGTAATTGATCTATCTTGGTCAGTATCACATGATTCTAAAAATGGTTTTATGCATGATTCCATTGGAATAACAAAGGCAGTCATTGGAATAAGTTCATGATGAGTAACATGTTTATCATGTGGTTTGATATCTAAATCACAGAATTTCCAAATAACTGGGTATACATGTTTCTTTTCATCATCATGTTCAGCTTCATTAATAAGTTGTTCCCATTCAATTCCATGAAGTtctcttcttttttttaattctttcaTTACTTGAAAAAGCCAATCAGCCATACGTACTCCAAATTGTTCCATCATTTCTTCAGTACATTCTTCAATTTCTTTACATTCTCCAAGGTAATCAAGATGAATTTTTGAATATGATGAATCTTTACATTGTTCTTTTGATTGTttacaaaaacatttttgttgataaagTTCACAAAGTGTTGGAAATGTTTCATTATTTGTAGCACAaactttatcattttcatttgtTAATTTTGGACATTCACGAATACATTGACAAGATGGTTTTCCTTTTCCATCATCAATACATTCTTTTCCCCATCCACAAATATGTCCTTCACATATATTTGCTTTAACAGATCTTCTTGGATTAAGAGGAGTACCTTCATTAtcaatttcattaattaaaCTTTCAAGTTCATCAAACTGCAcctaaattaaaataaattatttaatatataaaatatacctCAGCAGAAATACTTCCTAAAAAGACTCCAATAACTAGAAGAATGGACAACcaaaatttcattattaaaaatttacgtTAAATAACGCTTTTCTAAAGAAAAGTTAATCTTTATATACTTAAGTTATTTGTAGATATTATTGACAATCATTTTCGGTTTCAAACAATATCTTGTCCAACC from the Strongyloides ratti genome assembly S_ratti_ED321, chromosome : X genome contains:
- a CDS encoding BM-40, whose translation is MKFWLSILLVIGVFLGSISAEVQFDELESLINEIDNEGTPLNPRRSVKANICEGHICGWGKECIDDGKGKPSCQCIRECPKLTNENDKVCATNNETFPTLCELYQQKCFCKQSKEQCKDSSYSKIHLDYLGECKEIEECTEEMMEQFGVRMADWLFQVMKELKKRRELHGIEWEQLINEAEHDDEKKHVYPVIWKFCDLDIKPHDKHVTHHELIPMTAFVIPMESCIKPFLESCDTDQDRSITIVEWGKCLGLKDGEIQERC
- a CDS encoding DM13 domain-containing protein, encoding MTNRKMINYLLFIFSIIIYFIVIINGHADNGRQIKNSILPWSKYEKKYFAFNKNKQRDYTNDEYSNQRKIKLYLPPFKHAKKEHISSKDTFGGENEFTSMHQNLVGSGGNVKKINENIENEVQPIFKYKQKPLLNIVDENEENNNINSENTNPITKPILTSKANGIGNAFPKRPIDIDGQEFVSQIPKKMKYEVDVPRNYFPKLHTEIPAPPKQVHSFNNMVPFSQSSFNKIPPSMIPSKQSSVTTFTGNNIPPIDLQPLTNPFFNIPQPSQEIISPVMNGIETNGLQNAFSAISQRFMPQPSNLPIQPSSVNGPTNSLGAEAINMLLGNGNGGSPLENISKIARNFLSMQGSNQDLMKLLTGALNSKNNELLTSKALFQTEKSKGALKVGDEEPDTTKTEEEDLEEENTNELITSSSSKTTTLNKLTNISSTTIIIPTMISSTPSTEATDPYLLLNSLPPEQREILQAAISSGELDVKNVLPTLEKQNNLKNDLDKNNTSSKLAFLKNNESKLLEWIQQNRPRLSNNMVTKKNNQNLSSDKLPYYGKYCGTLTETGDVKTNHNIAGAIWAVDDRRFIVSNFHYRPGSVFENITFWAGPKNVSNTISDAFPSTNGFYIKPKLVDLSAFRISEVKNIKAKIREPLKRKESKIVVKEYDGNTTDLESILSSNIDDFVLKTKKEDDNMSTLHLSLNPLYKNGSLYIDKNSKEMIENDNIDNKNINMDDNNVINNNVTSLEWYAGFQPLILELPDDKWVKTTNWVSIWDHKQKKSLASVLIPNGPAFQIPSIVLLKSLTPIGNRKISSGPITVLDTKTIEIKNFYLDTEGVPVWFMIGKDIIPNSNGLIVPTYLPDKKEYDCDSLRNYYNETVLLHLPESFDITDVFWFSVFSIPKSISFSHIYLPYNDMHLPPNLMFIKNPKCIYEKEN